Proteins encoded within one genomic window of Calonectris borealis chromosome 1, bCalBor7.hap1.2, whole genome shotgun sequence:
- the MRPL42 gene encoding large ribosomal subunit protein mL42 — MATLLRTAWSSFFWMRSVATCKQAPLQNGAVYHTCHKSTYSVLPEDYNCKVDLAVTSDLKTIVCYHPSLEIPYEHTKPIPRPDPVNNKEETLDQVLKSRLNEKELKNDRGPTIEELSKMFYTTKHRWYPVGQYHRRRKNPNPPTDR; from the exons ATGGCAACATTGCTTAGAACTGCGTGGTCCAGCTTCTTTTGGATGCGTTCAGTAGCAACCTGTAAGCAGGCCCCGCTGCAAA atggagCTGTGTATCATACTTGCCATAAATCTACATATTCAGTTCTCCCTGAAGACTACAATTG caaagTGGATCTTGCAGTGACATCAGATTTGAAGACAATTGTCTGCTACCACCCTTCGCTTGAGATTCCATACGAGCATACAAAA CCCATACCACGGCCAGATCCAGTGAATAATAAAGAAGAAACCCTTGATCAAGTTTTGAAATCCAGATTGAACGAAAAGGAGCTTAAGAACGACAGAGGTCCTACAATTGAAGAGCTCAGCAAAATGTTTTACACAACAAAACATCGCTGGTATCCCGTGGGACa gtaTCATAGAAGACGCAAGAATCCTAATCCTCCTACAGACAGATAA